A stretch of Pseudomonas sp. LS.1a DNA encodes these proteins:
- a CDS encoding TSUP family transporter — MPFELTVEPLTLLILALVAFVAGFIDAIAGGGGLLTTPALLTAGMPPHLVLGTNKLSSTFGSATAGFTYYRRKLFHPAQWRPALFATLTGALLGAVIAHYMPAEWLNKMLPVIVFACGVYLLFGGTPKAPLDADAPIRKKWQVPQGFTLGFYDGVAGPGTGAFWTVSTLLLYPIDLVRASGVARSMNFVSNIAALTVFIISGQVDYIVGLCMGLSVMVGAFFGARTAISGGSKFIRPVFITVVLALTVRLAWQHWFGQA; from the coding sequence ATGCCCTTCGAACTCACCGTAGAACCCCTCACCCTGCTGATCCTGGCCCTGGTCGCCTTCGTCGCCGGTTTCATCGATGCCATCGCCGGCGGTGGCGGCCTGCTCACCACCCCGGCGCTACTCACCGCCGGCATGCCACCGCACCTGGTACTGGGTACCAACAAGCTCAGCTCCACCTTCGGCTCGGCCACCGCCGGCTTCACCTACTACAGGCGCAAGCTGTTCCACCCGGCACAATGGCGCCCCGCCTTGTTCGCCACCTTGACCGGGGCCTTGCTCGGCGCGGTCATCGCCCACTACATGCCGGCCGAATGGCTGAACAAGATGCTACCGGTGATCGTCTTCGCCTGTGGTGTCTACCTGCTGTTCGGCGGCACGCCCAAGGCACCGCTGGATGCCGATGCACCGATCAGGAAAAAGTGGCAAGTACCGCAAGGCTTCACCCTGGGCTTCTATGACGGCGTGGCCGGCCCGGGTACCGGGGCGTTCTGGACGGTCAGCACCTTGCTGCTGTACCCCATCGACCTGGTCCGTGCCAGCGGCGTGGCGCGCAGCATGAACTTCGTCAGCAACATCGCGGCGCTGACGGTGTTCATCATTTCCGGGCAGGTGGACTACATCGTCGGCCTGTGCATGGGCCTGTCGGTGATGGTCGGCGCGTTCTTCGGCGCACGCACGGCGATCAGTGGCGGCAGCAAGTTCATCCGCCCGGTGTTCATCACCGTGGTGC